The following proteins are co-located in the Maridesulfovibrio sp. genome:
- the argC gene encoding N-acetyl-gamma-glutamyl-phosphate reductase: MSAVPVGLVGVTGYTGMELTRILSNHDGMKLVRVTSRAEAGKKLADIYPFLNGMELGSLEITAPDVEDLAESCDLVFLAVPHKTAMNIGGQLYDKGIKVVDLSADFRIRDRETYEEWYKVDHTREDLLSEAVYGLPEFYRDQVKDAKLVANPGCYPTSVIVGLTPALREGLVETSDIVIDSKSGTSGAGRKAAVGTLFCEVADSFRAYGLTTHRHTPEIEQELAVASGEDMTVSFNTHLLPIDRGILSTIYTKLKPGVTAADVRAAYEKAYGNEKMIRFLAEGQLPETRWVRGTMFCDVAVVPDERTGRLIILAAIDNLCRGASGQAVANANLMLGFEEIRGLSLAPMMP; encoded by the coding sequence ATGAGTGCCGTACCAGTAGGACTTGTAGGCGTAACCGGATACACCGGGATGGAACTTACCCGTATTTTGAGCAATCATGACGGGATGAAGCTTGTCCGGGTTACTTCCCGTGCTGAGGCCGGTAAAAAATTGGCTGATATTTATCCTTTCCTTAACGGCATGGAGCTTGGCAGCCTTGAAATTACCGCACCGGATGTTGAGGACCTTGCTGAGTCCTGTGATCTGGTATTTCTTGCCGTTCCGCACAAGACAGCCATGAACATCGGCGGGCAGCTTTACGATAAGGGCATCAAGGTTGTGGATCTCAGTGCCGACTTCAGGATTCGTGACCGTGAGACTTACGAAGAATGGTACAAGGTGGACCACACCCGCGAAGACCTGCTTTCCGAAGCGGTTTACGGCCTCCCCGAATTTTACCGTGATCAAGTTAAAGATGCCAAGCTGGTTGCCAACCCCGGTTGTTATCCCACTTCCGTAATTGTCGGGCTTACCCCCGCTTTGCGTGAAGGTCTGGTTGAGACCTCTGACATTGTCATCGACTCTAAATCCGGTACCAGCGGAGCAGGGCGTAAGGCTGCTGTTGGAACCCTTTTCTGCGAAGTGGCGGATTCTTTCCGCGCTTACGGTCTGACCACTCACCGCCATACCCCGGAGATTGAGCAAGAGCTTGCGGTTGCATCCGGAGAAGATATGACCGTCTCTTTTAACACTCACCTGCTGCCCATTGATCGCGGTATCCTCTCCACCATCTATACCAAGTTGAAGCCGGGCGTGACTGCTGCAGATGTTCGGGCTGCTTATGAAAAGGCTTACGGCAATGAAAAGATGATCCGCTTCCTTGCCGAGGGGCAGTTGCCGGAAACACGCTGGGTTCGCGGAACCATGTTCTGTGACGTTGCTGTTGTTCCTGATGAACGCACCGGAAGGCTGATCATTCTTGCCGCCATTGATAACCTCTGCCGCGGTGCTTCCGGGCAGGCTGTTGCCAATGCCAACCTGATGCTTGGGTTTGAAGAAATCAGGGGCTTGTCTCTTGCTCCGATGATGCCTTAA
- a CDS encoding HDOD domain-containing protein, translated as MAERSDVFLDSFFVARQPVFDVHKGVWGYELLFRNSEGSNVADIGDEDAATSQVIADGFGLIQEDIEEGQRLLVNFPRNMLLEGAADFLPSEVCVVEILEHVQPEPDVLEALKDLKERGYVLALDDYIGQDGFEPFIELADIVKVDCLDLSPDELTNVVGNLKQLDVMLLAEKVEDNDMFQRCLELGFDLFQGFFFSRPEIIPGKKVSTSNLNRMQLLSSISGDDFDVDDLTEAINSDVSVSYRLLKFMNSAAFGLPNEIHSIKQAITLIGYRKLAGWLRMILLSDMSSGPAGNELAFLSIKRAKFLELVCLEIKHCPLPAESMFMLGLFSLLDVLLGRPMEELMEELPVEKELIQALVGKQNKVSLYLDLVKCLEKAEWDELGRLIMGNNLSSLAVARSHLAAMQWANEVVLMGREN; from the coding sequence ATGGCGGAACGTTCAGATGTTTTTCTAGATTCTTTCTTTGTTGCCAGACAGCCTGTATTTGACGTGCATAAAGGGGTCTGGGGGTATGAATTGCTTTTTCGCAATTCCGAAGGAAGTAATGTTGCTGATATCGGTGATGAGGATGCAGCCACATCTCAGGTTATTGCTGATGGTTTCGGATTGATACAGGAAGATATCGAAGAAGGGCAGAGATTGCTGGTCAACTTTCCCCGCAATATGCTGTTGGAGGGTGCTGCTGATTTTCTGCCCTCCGAAGTTTGTGTCGTTGAGATTCTAGAGCATGTTCAACCTGAACCGGATGTTCTCGAAGCCCTTAAAGACCTGAAAGAACGTGGCTATGTGCTGGCCCTTGACGACTATATCGGACAGGATGGTTTCGAGCCTTTTATTGAATTGGCTGATATTGTTAAAGTTGATTGTCTCGATTTGAGTCCTGATGAGCTTACCAATGTCGTTGGCAATCTTAAACAGTTGGACGTGATGCTTCTGGCTGAAAAGGTTGAAGATAATGACATGTTCCAGCGCTGTCTGGAACTCGGCTTTGATCTTTTTCAGGGGTTCTTTTTCAGTCGTCCGGAGATTATACCCGGAAAGAAAGTATCCACCAGCAATCTCAACCGCATGCAGCTCCTGAGTTCCATCAGTGGTGACGATTTTGATGTTGATGATCTGACAGAGGCTATCAACTCTGATGTTTCGGTGAGTTATCGTCTGTTAAAGTTCATGAATTCTGCTGCCTTTGGATTGCCCAACGAAATTCATTCCATCAAACAGGCGATCACCTTGATCGGATACAGGAAACTGGCCGGTTGGCTGCGTATGATCCTGCTCTCAGATATGAGCTCAGGACCTGCAGGTAACGAGCTTGCATTCCTGTCCATCAAAAGAGCCAAATTCCTAGAACTGGTATGCTTGGAAATTAAACATTGTCCACTTCCAGCTGAATCAATGTTCATGTTGGGGCTGTTTTCCTTGCTTGATGTCCTGCTGGGCAGACCTATGGAAGAATTGATGGAAGAATTGCCAGTTGAAAAAGAACTCATTCAGGCCTTGGTTGGTAAGCAAAATAAAGTTTCGTTATATCTTGATCTGGTCAAATGTCTTGAGAAAGCAGAATGGGACGAATTGGGGCGTTTGATCATGGGGAATAATCTTTCTTCTCTTGCAGTGGCAAGAAGTCATCTGGCTGCCATGCAGTGGGCCAATGAGGTTGTCCTGATGGGACGAGAAAATTAA
- a CDS encoding ribonucleoside triphosphate reductase codes for MPTQIMKRDGRLETWSTERIAQAIFKALSASGIKDPLMAKRMARKVEYKLEGVDIPEQEHVQNMVEEVLMDSRLHSVAKKFILYRDNRRRLRNQKDAYLDIKETIDEYLEKSDWRVAENANMTHSFQGLMLHLSGTIQARYALEKYPEEIRQAHEHGYFHIHDLSYGLAGYCAGWSLRDLLLEGFNLEGRSCAGPARHFDAVLGQMVNFLGTLQNEWAGAQAFNNVDTYLAPFIRHDGLSYEEVLQAMQKFVFNLNTTSRWGGQSPFTNLSFDLVPPKHIAKEAVIIGGELQDSTYGEYAEEMEMINRSFLEVMVHGDQHNRIFSFPIPTYNVTEDFPWNSKIGHTLLDLTAKYGVPYFQNFINSDLNPEDVRSMCCRLQMDLRELRNKVGGLFGAGDLTGSIGVVTLNLPKLAYLAQGEEDFLDLIEEYAIQAKNSLEFKRKLIQTNLDNGMFPWSRRYLKNGYKGHFSTIGLLGGHEACLNLLGKGIETPSGIRLMTRVLNHLRDLTSQFQEETGSLYNLEATPAEGTSYRLAKIDKSLYADIKTSGNGTPYYTNSTTLPVGVSDDVVLALTHQNKLQPLYTGGSVFHTFLGESTADLDALKSFIIKAFRNTKIPYLSITPTFSICKEHGYIQGEHHTCPECGSESEVYTRIVGYYRPVKQWNEGKKAEYKDRQVYNTFCC; via the coding sequence ATGCCCACGCAGATAATGAAGCGAGACGGCCGGTTGGAGACCTGGTCGACTGAGCGAATTGCACAGGCCATTTTCAAAGCACTGAGCGCCAGCGGTATTAAAGACCCGCTCATGGCCAAACGTATGGCCAGAAAGGTTGAGTACAAGCTCGAAGGAGTCGACATCCCTGAGCAGGAACATGTTCAGAATATGGTCGAAGAAGTGCTTATGGATTCCCGTCTGCACTCCGTTGCCAAAAAGTTCATTCTCTACCGCGACAACCGCCGCAGGCTCAGAAATCAAAAAGACGCCTATCTCGACATCAAGGAAACAATTGACGAATACCTTGAAAAAAGTGATTGGCGCGTGGCTGAAAATGCCAATATGACCCATTCCTTTCAGGGTCTCATGCTTCATCTCTCCGGAACAATTCAGGCTCGTTACGCCCTTGAAAAATACCCAGAGGAAATCAGGCAGGCTCACGAACACGGCTATTTCCACATTCATGATCTTTCCTACGGATTGGCTGGTTATTGCGCCGGATGGTCCCTGCGCGACCTTCTACTCGAAGGTTTCAACCTTGAAGGCCGCTCCTGTGCCGGACCGGCACGTCACTTTGACGCTGTCCTCGGCCAGATGGTCAACTTTCTCGGCACCCTGCAAAACGAATGGGCCGGAGCTCAGGCCTTCAACAACGTTGATACCTACCTCGCCCCGTTCATCCGCCACGACGGCCTCAGCTACGAAGAAGTGCTTCAGGCCATGCAGAAGTTCGTGTTCAACCTGAACACCACCTCCAGATGGGGAGGCCAGAGCCCGTTCACCAACCTTTCTTTCGACCTAGTTCCGCCCAAGCACATCGCCAAGGAAGCGGTAATTATCGGCGGAGAACTTCAAGACAGCACCTACGGTGAATATGCAGAGGAAATGGAGATGATCAACCGCTCCTTCCTTGAAGTCATGGTTCACGGAGATCAGCATAACCGCATATTCTCCTTCCCCATCCCCACATACAACGTAACCGAAGATTTCCCGTGGAATTCCAAAATCGGCCACACCCTGCTCGACCTGACTGCCAAGTACGGCGTGCCCTATTTCCAGAATTTCATTAACTCCGACCTCAACCCCGAAGACGTGCGCTCCATGTGCTGCCGTCTGCAGATGGACCTGCGTGAACTACGCAACAAAGTCGGAGGCCTCTTCGGAGCCGGAGACCTGACCGGGTCCATCGGCGTGGTCACCCTCAACCTGCCTAAGCTGGCTTATCTGGCACAGGGCGAAGAGGATTTCCTCGACCTCATTGAGGAGTATGCCATTCAGGCCAAGAACTCCCTTGAGTTCAAACGCAAACTGATCCAGACCAACCTTGATAACGGCATGTTCCCGTGGTCCCGCCGTTATCTCAAGAACGGCTACAAAGGACACTTTTCCACCATCGGTCTGCTGGGCGGACATGAAGCCTGCCTGAACCTGCTGGGCAAAGGAATCGAGACGCCTTCAGGAATCAGACTCATGACCAGAGTGCTCAACCACCTGCGTGATCTGACCTCCCAATTCCAGGAAGAGACCGGCAGCCTTTACAACCTTGAAGCCACCCCGGCTGAAGGCACAAGCTACCGTCTGGCAAAAATTGACAAGTCCCTTTATGCCGACATTAAGACCTCCGGTAATGGAACTCCGTATTACACAAACTCCACCACCCTTCCGGTAGGAGTTTCCGATGATGTTGTTCTGGCTCTCACCCATCAGAACAAACTACAGCCCCTGTACACCGGGGGCTCGGTATTCCACACCTTCCTCGGAGAATCCACAGCCGATCTTGATGCTCTGAAAAGCTTTATCATCAAAGCTTTTCGCAACACCAAAATCCCGTACCTCTCCATCACTCCGACCTTCTCCATCTGCAAGGAACACGGATATATTCAAGGCGAACACCATACCTGCCCTGAATGCGGTTCTGAATCGGAAGTCTACACCCGAATTGTCGGTTACTATCGTCCGGTTAAACAATGGAATGAAGGCAAGAAGGCAGAATATAAAGACAGACAAGTATACAATACATTCTGCTGCTAA
- a CDS encoding pyridoxamine 5'-phosphate oxidase family protein — protein sequence MFREIQNTKKILPEGSVQEILEAGEEGVLATCGEDGYPCVTPLNYVYYNGAIYFHCALTGHKLDNIAFNPKVSFCVYVDTELLPSKFSITFRSVVVFGKAEEVSGSEKKEALLALVHRLSPDHIPAGEKYINNDMDKTRVLKINIEHATAKGRVK from the coding sequence ATGTTTAGAGAAATTCAGAATACCAAGAAGATATTACCCGAAGGGTCTGTTCAAGAAATTCTTGAAGCCGGTGAAGAGGGGGTCCTGGCTACTTGCGGTGAAGACGGTTATCCATGTGTCACCCCGCTAAATTATGTGTATTACAACGGGGCCATCTATTTCCATTGTGCATTGACCGGACATAAGCTGGATAACATTGCATTTAATCCCAAAGTTTCGTTTTGCGTTTATGTTGATACAGAGCTCTTGCCTTCAAAATTCAGCATTACGTTCAGGTCCGTTGTTGTCTTCGGAAAGGCTGAAGAAGTTTCCGGCAGCGAGAAGAAGGAAGCCCTGCTCGCACTGGTGCACAGGCTCTCCCCGGATCATATCCCCGCAGGAGAAAAGTACATTAATAATGATATGGACAAGACGCGGGTGCTCAAAATCAATATTGAACATGCCACGGCAAAAGGGCGTGTGAAGTAA
- a CDS encoding trimeric intracellular cation channel family protein has translation MSVLNGEMVQSAINGFMYFGDIVFAVSGALAAGRRRMDIVGYVLIGTITGLGGGSLRDVLLDHPVWWTHEPVELYLCIMATMFTYFCRLEIKDRYKATAWFDALGLSAFAVTGSSVAFLQSQVPWTVAVFMGVMTATGGGVIRDVLTGNRPMILCGELYAVAALAGAFVNVGMMTLHVQPEVAMASGFMATLVLRGAAVVFDIRLGPPGEFVRVGGRSR, from the coding sequence ATGAGTGTTTTAAACGGTGAAATGGTCCAGTCCGCAATCAACGGATTTATGTATTTCGGCGATATTGTATTCGCGGTCAGTGGAGCGTTGGCTGCTGGAAGGCGCAGGATGGATATTGTCGGCTACGTGCTGATCGGAACCATTACCGGGCTTGGTGGCGGGTCTCTGCGCGATGTCCTGTTGGATCATCCTGTCTGGTGGACTCATGAGCCGGTAGAGTTGTATCTGTGCATAATGGCAACTATGTTCACATATTTTTGCCGTCTTGAGATCAAGGACCGTTACAAGGCTACTGCATGGTTTGATGCCCTCGGATTGAGTGCATTTGCTGTTACCGGAAGTTCTGTCGCATTTCTACAGTCGCAGGTGCCGTGGACAGTTGCTGTGTTTATGGGAGTTATGACTGCAACCGGGGGCGGGGTGATACGTGATGTATTGACCGGAAACCGGCCCATGATCCTTTGCGGCGAGCTTTATGCTGTGGCTGCCCTTGCCGGAGCGTTTGTCAACGTGGGCATGATGACATTACATGTGCAACCAGAAGTTGCCATGGCCTCGGGATTCATGGCTACTCTGGTTCTGCGGGGAGCGGCAGTTGTTTTTGATATCCGTCTTGGCCCTCCCGGTGAATTTGTAAGAGTCGGCGGACGCAGCAGGTAG
- a CDS encoding ABC transporter ATP-binding protein yields MTTLLEIKDLRVKYGNIEALHGISFNVNEGEIVTLIGANGAGKTTTLLSISRLPPPEAPKVISGEISWKGDSILDMPPHKVISDLHLALVPEGRHIFGNLTVEENLKLATYARKDSIKEVHGDYDRVFALFPRLAERRKQRSESLSGGEQQMLAVGRALMSKCNFIMLDEPSMGLAPLLMYDMFRTLKELNEQGLTILLIEQNANLALKFAHRGYVLDTGEIVAQGSSAELINDPEVKKAYLGG; encoded by the coding sequence ATGACTACTCTACTTGAAATCAAAGATCTCCGCGTGAAATACGGTAATATTGAAGCCCTGCACGGCATCTCGTTCAATGTTAATGAAGGGGAAATCGTTACCCTGATCGGAGCCAACGGTGCGGGCAAAACCACCACCCTGCTTTCCATCAGCCGCCTTCCCCCGCCGGAAGCTCCCAAGGTCATCTCAGGCGAAATCTCATGGAAAGGAGATTCCATCCTCGACATGCCGCCGCACAAGGTCATTTCCGACCTGCATCTGGCTCTAGTACCTGAAGGAAGGCATATTTTCGGCAACCTCACCGTCGAGGAAAACCTCAAGTTGGCAACATACGCCCGCAAAGATTCCATCAAGGAAGTTCATGGTGATTACGACCGCGTCTTCGCACTCTTCCCGCGCCTTGCGGAACGCCGCAAGCAGCGCAGTGAATCCCTTTCCGGCGGTGAACAGCAGATGCTTGCCGTGGGCCGTGCGCTCATGTCCAAATGCAATTTCATCATGCTCGACGAGCCTTCGATGGGCCTTGCGCCACTGCTCATGTACGACATGTTTCGGACCCTCAAGGAATTGAACGAACAGGGACTCACAATTCTCTTAATTGAGCAGAACGCAAATCTTGCACTCAAGTTCGCCCATCGCGGATACGTGCTTGATACCGGAGAAATTGTCGCCCAAGGTTCGTCTGCAGAACTTATAAATGATCCTGAAGTGAAGAAAGCATATTTGGGAGGCTAA
- a CDS encoding protein-glutamate O-methyltransferase CheR, translating to MSREYVKLDKKDFELLRQQIYRMCGLTISEGKEYLIQHRFKALYQSRNCRSWGEFYKLLVSGDTHFKEEAVSAISTHETSFFRDNHPFTSIRNKVLPELLKKRRPGAKIKIWCAASSTGQEPYSLSMLIHEWAITVGGISPTDFSILATDISGAVIERAKNGLFSSLEKSRGLPAGYDKYFEKSGIHWQVVPSVKSLVAFKKFNLLDSFRSLGQFDFVMCRNVLIYFDDATKVDIVHRIHDLLPDKGYLMLGSTETLAGHTDRFATEHMGAVLLYRKLRGIK from the coding sequence GTGAGCAGGGAATACGTTAAACTGGATAAAAAAGATTTTGAACTGCTGCGTCAGCAGATATACCGCATGTGCGGTCTGACTATTTCCGAGGGTAAGGAATACCTGATCCAACATCGTTTCAAAGCATTGTATCAATCCCGTAATTGTCGTTCATGGGGTGAGTTCTATAAGCTTTTAGTGTCAGGTGATACCCATTTCAAGGAAGAAGCGGTATCAGCTATCAGTACCCATGAGACCAGTTTTTTTCGTGACAATCATCCCTTTACATCTATCAGGAACAAGGTTCTTCCTGAACTTTTGAAGAAACGCAGGCCGGGGGCCAAGATAAAAATCTGGTGTGCTGCATCATCCACCGGGCAGGAACCGTATTCTCTTTCCATGCTTATCCACGAGTGGGCCATAACTGTTGGAGGAATCTCACCTACTGATTTTTCGATCCTTGCCACGGATATCTCAGGGGCAGTTATTGAAAGGGCCAAAAATGGGCTTTTCAGCAGTCTGGAGAAGTCGCGGGGATTGCCGGCTGGTTATGATAAGTATTTTGAGAAGAGTGGCATTCACTGGCAGGTAGTTCCTTCTGTGAAGTCTCTTGTTGCTTTCAAGAAGTTCAACCTGCTGGATTCTTTTAGGTCTTTGGGACAATTTGATTTTGTTATGTGCCGTAATGTTCTGATCTATTTTGATGATGCTACAAAAGTAGATATTGTGCACCGCATTCACGATTTGTTGCCGGATAAAGGATATCTCATGCTCGGATCTACTGAAACACTGGCCGGGCATACAGACCGTTTTGCCACCGAACATATGGGGGCTGTACTTCTTTATCGTAAATTGCGTGGAATAAAATAA
- the purU gene encoding formyltetrahydrofolate deformylase, whose translation MTSSRESTAYLTVSCKDRPGIVSAVSGFLFSKNANIIHSDQHSSDPVGGRFFLRMKFHMNGIEDGLEEFRQEFAEKVADKFDMEWNINPAWIKKKTAILVSKFDHALMDLLWRAKRDELHTEITMVISNHDDLRKAVESFDVPFHHVPVEKDNKEASEKKILELLEGNADLVILARYMQILTPKLIDAYPNRIINIHHSFLPAFVGADPYRRAGERGVKLIGATAHYVTEELDQGPIIEQDVIRVSHRHDYEELKVLGRDIERQVLSRAVKWHLTERVLVDGNKTVVFT comes from the coding sequence ATGACATCATCAAGAGAATCAACAGCGTATTTGACTGTATCCTGCAAGGACAGACCCGGAATAGTTTCAGCGGTTTCCGGCTTCCTGTTTTCCAAGAATGCAAATATCATCCATTCCGACCAGCATTCCAGCGACCCCGTTGGCGGACGTTTTTTCCTCAGAATGAAATTTCATATGAACGGAATTGAAGACGGCCTTGAAGAGTTCAGACAAGAATTCGCCGAAAAGGTTGCTGATAAATTCGATATGGAGTGGAACATCAATCCGGCATGGATCAAAAAGAAAACAGCCATCCTTGTCTCGAAGTTCGACCATGCACTCATGGACCTGCTCTGGAGGGCCAAGCGCGACGAACTCCACACCGAGATCACCATGGTCATCAGCAACCATGATGATCTGCGTAAGGCGGTTGAGTCATTCGATGTTCCCTTTCATCACGTTCCAGTCGAAAAAGACAACAAGGAAGCTTCTGAAAAGAAAATCCTTGAGCTTCTGGAAGGCAATGCCGATCTGGTCATCCTCGCCCGCTACATGCAGATTTTGACACCCAAATTGATTGATGCCTATCCCAACCGCATCATCAATATCCACCACTCCTTCCTGCCTGCATTCGTTGGCGCCGACCCCTACCGCAGGGCCGGAGAGCGCGGTGTTAAGCTCATCGGTGCAACCGCCCACTATGTTACTGAAGAACTGGATCAGGGTCCGATCATTGAACAGGACGTCATCCGCGTTTCCCACCGTCACGACTACGAAGAACTCAAAGTCCTCGGCCGGGACATTGAACGTCAGGTACTCAGCAGAGCCGTTAAATGGCACCTCACCGAAAGAGTACTGGTAGACGGCAACAAGACTGTTGTATTTACTTAG
- a CDS encoding response regulator: MRILVVDDEQMVRENLVDYLEDEGLDVISVGSAEEALNLMKTEHADIAIVDMRLPVMHGNDLIIHLKELHPDMDFIIHTGSVDYAVPPDVRAYGISSDNVLLKPVADMDMFIQKIRTLFGTKYDI, from the coding sequence ATGCGAATTCTGGTTGTAGATGATGAGCAGATGGTCAGGGAAAACCTTGTCGATTACCTTGAAGACGAAGGCCTTGATGTCATTTCGGTAGGAAGCGCCGAAGAAGCCCTGAATCTGATGAAAACCGAACATGCCGACATCGCCATTGTAGATATGCGCCTTCCGGTAATGCATGGCAATGATCTCATCATTCACTTAAAAGAACTGCACCCGGATATGGATTTCATCATCCATACCGGATCCGTTGACTATGCTGTTCCGCCGGATGTCCGGGCTTACGGCATTTCCTCTGATAACGTATTGCTTAAGCCTGTTGCGGATATGGATATGTTCATCCAGAAGATCAGAACCTTATTCGGCACAAAATACGATATTTAA
- a CDS encoding anaerobic ribonucleoside-triphosphate reductase activating protein, with product MNDLSSGWNHLRGIEPLSLCDWPGRTSCVFFFGGCNLNCPTCHNFDMAWNMERLPLLSREDMKSFLRNRAKWLDGVTITGGEPTTVPNLGEILYEIRKVSKLPIKMDSNGMLPDILEDILQQGLADMFAVDVKGPYEKYPALTGQAVTAEAAQKNLEKIFELAEANPKAFYFRLTKVPILTDEDVETAKSYLPDGFDLTIQNYIPPRRDHAHADNEARRPVGDLVD from the coding sequence ATGAACGATCTCTCTTCTGGATGGAATCATCTCCGCGGTATTGAGCCGCTCAGTCTTTGCGACTGGCCCGGCCGGACCAGCTGCGTATTCTTCTTCGGCGGTTGCAACTTAAACTGCCCCACCTGCCATAACTTCGACATGGCGTGGAATATGGAGCGTCTGCCCCTTCTGTCCAGAGAAGACATGAAATCTTTCCTAAGGAACCGAGCAAAATGGCTTGACGGGGTCACTATCACTGGTGGCGAGCCTACAACGGTACCGAACCTTGGTGAAATTCTTTATGAAATCAGGAAAGTATCCAAACTACCCATTAAGATGGACAGTAACGGCATGCTTCCTGATATTCTTGAAGATATTCTCCAGCAGGGATTGGCGGACATGTTCGCCGTTGATGTTAAAGGACCGTATGAGAAGTATCCTGCCCTGACCGGGCAGGCCGTTACCGCTGAAGCGGCACAGAAAAATCTTGAAAAGATTTTCGAGCTTGCCGAAGCCAACCCCAAAGCCTTCTATTTTCGTCTGACCAAGGTGCCTATCCTTACAGATGAAGATGTTGAAACTGCCAAGAGTTATCTTCCGGATGGCTTTGACCTGACCATCCAGAACTACATTCCTCCAAGGAGAGATCATGCCCACGCAGATAATGAAGCGAGACGGCCGGTTGGAGACCTGGTCGACTGA